CGCCGCCAGCGGCCGCATCCGCTCCATGGAACGTCAGCTCGGCGTCGCCCTCGTGGACCGGTCGCCGCGCGGCTCCCGGCTCACCGCCGCGGGCGCGCTCGTCACCGACTGGGCGCGGCGGATCGTGGAGGCGGCGGAGGCGTTCGACGCGGGCGCCCAGGCGCTGCGGGACCGCCGGGACTCGCGGCTGCGGGTCGCCGCGTCGATGACCATCGCCGAGTACCTGCTGCCCGGCTGGCTGATCGCGCTGCGCGCCGAGCGGCCCGACACGGCCGTGTCGCTCCAGGCCGGGAACTCCGCCGCCGTCGCCGCGCTGCTCCTCGCCGGTGACGCGGACCTCGGGTACGTGGAGGGCCTCGCCGTCCCCGACGGGCTGGACGGCGTGGTCGTCGCCCGCGACCGGCTGGTCGTCGTCGCGGCGCCGTCCCACCGCTGGGCCCGCCGCCGCGCCCCGGTCACGCCCGCCGAACTGGCGGGAACACCGCTGGTGCTGCGCGAGTACGGCTCGGGGACCCGGCAGGTCCTCGACTCGGCGCTGGCCGCGCACGGGGGCCTCGCGGCGCCGCTCATGGAGCTGGCGTCCACGACGGCGGTGAAGGCGGCGGCCGTGAGCGGTGCGGGGCCGGCCGTCCTCAGCGAACTGGCGGTCAGCGAGGAGCTGGCGTCCCGCCGCCTGGCGGAAGTGCCGGTCGAGGGCGTGGAGCTGCGCCGGGCGCTGCGGGCCGTGTGGCCGACGGGGCCGCGCCCGACGGGGCCGGCGCGGGACCTGCTGTCCCTGTCACGGGCGCGCTGAGCTCGCGGCGCGCTGAGCGGTACGGGGAGGGGGCGTCGAGTCGTCCCGTACGCGCCTGGACCCCTACGGCGCGCGCCGACGCGGCCGGTACGCCTCAGCCCGTACGCCGTGCCGACGCCGCCCGCACCAGCCCCTCCATCACCCGCGGGTCGTCGCCCATCTCGGGGTGCCACTGCACGCCCAGCACCCAGGCGTCCGGCACTTCGACCGCCTCCACCGTGCCGTCCTCGGCGTACGCGCAGGGCACGAGGCCCGCGCCCAGCCGCTCCACCGCCTGGTGGTGGTAGGTCGGCACCTCCACCGCCTCCGGCACCAGCGTCCCGTACCGCGTCCCCGGCACCGGCTTCACCATGTGCCGCCCGAGTACGCCGACCCCGCCCGTGTGCCCCTCCAGGTGCTGGACGAGTGTCCCGCCGAGGGCGACGTTCAGCAGCTGCATGCCGCGGCAGATGCCCAGCAGCGGGACGCCCGCCGCCAGGGCCGCGCCGACCAGGGCCAGCTCCCACGCGTCGCGCTCGGGCGCGGGCGGGCCGGTCCTCGGGTCGCGCGCGGCCCCGTACCGTACGGGATCGACATCGGCGCCGCCCGCGATCACCAGCCCGTCCAGCCGGGCCACCATCCCGGCCGCCGCGTCCGCCGCGTCCGGCGGGAGCAGCGCGGCGAGCCCGCCCGCCGACCGCACCAGCCCGGGGTACGCGGCCGGCAGCAGCGCGGCGGGCAGCTCCCACACGCCCCACCGCGCGGAGTCGAGGTACGTCGTCACACCGATGAGCGGCCTGTCCACGCGCGCGCCTCCTTTCGGTCCCCGGCCCGGATCGGCCCCGGCCCGGCTCGGCCCCTGTCCAGTCCGGCTCAGCCCCGGCGCAGTTCGGCCTCGGCGGCGGCCAGCGCCGCGAACTCCTCCTCCGGCGCGCTCGCCACCAGACGGTGCCGACTGTAGAGCGCGAAGTACACGACGGCGACCGCGTACACCGCGAGCGCGAGACCCGCCGCCACCACGTCCACCAGGAACGTCGCCACCAGCGCGGCCAGCGCCAGCACCAGCGCCACCGAGGAGGTCACCACCCCGCCCGGTGTGCGGTACGGCCGCTCCAGGCCCGGTTCGCGGCGCCGCAGCACGATGTGGGACAGCGCCATCAGGGCGTACGAGATGGTCGCGCCGAAGACGGCGACGTTCAGCATCCGCGCCCCGTTCCCGGTCCCGGCCGCCAGAGCGAAGCCGATCCCGCCGGGGATCAGCAGCCCCAGGTACGGCGCCTTGCGGCGGCTCGTCAGCGACAGGAACCGCGGCAGGTACCCGGCGCGGGACAGGGCGAACAGCTGCCGGGACCCCGCGTAGATCAGCGAGAAGAACGAGGCGACCAGGCCCGCGAGGCCCGCGTAGTTCACGAACCGGCTCAGCGGCGTCGGCCCGCCCTCCCCTTCCAGGGCCACGACCAGCGGGTTCCCGGCGTCCTGGACGGCGGCGGCGCCCCGTGCCCCGGTCGCCGCCAGGAACGTCACCACGGCCAGCACCGCCAGTACGCCCATCGACAGCGCCAGCGCCCTGGGCATCGACCTGACCGGGTCCTTCGCCTCCTCGGCGGCGAGCGGCACGCCCTCCACTCCCAGGAAGAACCACATCCCGAACGGGAACGCCGCCCAGATCCCCAGCAGCCCGAACGGCAGCCACGAGTTCGCCCCGAACGCGGCCGCGTCCACAGGGATGTCGTTCAGCCGGTCCACCCGGAACTCGGTGAACGCGCCCACCGCGAAGATCAGCAGCGCCACCACCGCGACCGCCGTCACGACGAGGCTGAAGCGCAGCGCCTCGCCCACGCCCCACAGGTGGATGCCGATGAAGAGGGCGAAGCAGACCAGGTACACGGGCCAGCCGGACTCCAGGCCGAACAGGCCGAGCGACTCGACGTAGTCGCCGATGAAGATGGAGATCGCGGCGGGGGCGAGGACGTACTCGATGAGGATCGCCGTCCCGGTGAGGAAGCCGCCCCAGGTGCCGAGCGCGCGCCGGGCGAAGCCGTAGCCGCCGCCCGCGGCGGGCAGGATCGCGGACAGCTCGGCCAGCGCGAAGACGAGGCACGCGTACATCACGCCCATCACGAGCATGGCGAGGGCGAGACCGCCGAAGCCGCCCTCGGCGAGACCGATGT
This genomic window from Streptomyces thermolilacinus SPC6 contains:
- a CDS encoding gamma-glutamyl-gamma-aminobutyrate hydrolase family protein, with product MDRPLIGVTTYLDSARWGVWELPAALLPAAYPGLVRSAGGLAALLPPDAADAAAGMVARLDGLVIAGGADVDPVRYGAARDPRTGPPAPERDAWELALVGAALAAGVPLLGICRGMQLLNVALGGTLVQHLEGHTGGVGVLGRHMVKPVPGTRYGTLVPEAVEVPTYHHQAVERLGAGLVPCAYAEDGTVEAVEVPDAWVLGVQWHPEMGDDPRVMEGLVRAASARRTG
- the eat gene encoding ethanolamine permease, which gives rise to MTLEDTSGDTSGASPGRAAPPRAGAASDDYLKRRALRRGSAGWLLLTGLGVGYVVSGDYSGWNIGLAEGGFGGLALAMLVMGVMYACLVFALAELSAILPAAGGGYGFARRALGTWGGFLTGTAILIEYVLAPAAISIFIGDYVESLGLFGLESGWPVYLVCFALFIGIHLWGVGEALRFSLVVTAVAVVALLIFAVGAFTEFRVDRLNDIPVDAAAFGANSWLPFGLLGIWAAFPFGMWFFLGVEGVPLAAEEAKDPVRSMPRALALSMGVLAVLAVVTFLAATGARGAAAVQDAGNPLVVALEGEGGPTPLSRFVNYAGLAGLVASFFSLIYAGSRQLFALSRAGYLPRFLSLTSRRKAPYLGLLIPGGIGFALAAGTGNGARMLNVAVFGATISYALMALSHIVLRRREPGLERPYRTPGGVVTSSVALVLALAALVATFLVDVVAAGLALAVYAVAVVYFALYSRHRLVASAPEEEFAALAAAEAELRRG
- a CDS encoding LysR family transcriptional regulator, yielding MSLSHRVPDLGALELLLAVARHGSLGRAAREVGITQPAASGRIRSMERQLGVALVDRSPRGSRLTAAGALVTDWARRIVEAAEAFDAGAQALRDRRDSRLRVAASMTIAEYLLPGWLIALRAERPDTAVSLQAGNSAAVAALLLAGDADLGYVEGLAVPDGLDGVVVARDRLVVVAAPSHRWARRRAPVTPAELAGTPLVLREYGSGTRQVLDSALAAHGGLAAPLMELASTTAVKAAAVSGAGPAVLSELAVSEELASRRLAEVPVEGVELRRALRAVWPTGPRPTGPARDLLSLSRAR